A genomic stretch from Lathyrus oleraceus cultivar Zhongwan6 chromosome 2, CAAS_Psat_ZW6_1.0, whole genome shotgun sequence includes:
- the LOC127121135 gene encoding ras-related protein Rab11C: MAYKIDNEYDYLFKIVLIGDSGVGKSNILSRFTRNEFCLESKSTIGVEFATRTLQVEGKTIKAQIWDTAGQERYRAITSAYYRGAVGALLVYDITKRQTFENVLRWLRELRDHADSNIVIMMAGNKSDLNHLRAVLIEDAESLAEKEGLSFLETSALEALNVEKAFQTILFDIYHIISKKALAAQEATSTTGVPHGTTINVSNISDNSGSKTCCSS; the protein is encoded by the exons ATGGCATACAAAATAGATAATGAATACGACTATCTCTTCAAGATTGTTTTAATTGGAGACTCTGGTGTTGGAAAATCGAACATTCTTTCCCGTTTTACACGAAATGAATTTTGTTTGGAGTCAAAATCTACCATTGGAGTTGAATTTGCAACAAGAACATTGCAG GTTGAGGGAAAGACAATAAAGGCACAAATATGGGACACTGCTGGTCAAGAAAGGTACAGAGCTATAACAAGTGCTTATTATAGAGGAGCTGTTGGTGCTTTACTGGTTTACGACATTACAAAGAGACAAACATTTGAAAATGTTCTAAGATGGCTTCGTGAACTTAGAGATCATGCAGATTCCAACATTGTTATAATGATGGCCGGAAACAAGTCTGACTTAAATCATTTAAGAGCGGTTTTAATCGAAGATGCTGAAAGTTTAGCAGAAAAAGAGGGTTTGTCCTTTCTAGAAACTTCTGCATTGGAAGCACTTAATGTTGAGAAAGcatttcaaaccattttgttTGATATATATCATATTATAAGTAAAAAAGCACTTGCAGCACAAGAAGCTACTTCTACTACTGGTGTTCCTCATGGAACTACTATAAATGTTTCAAATATATCTGATAATAGTGGCAGTAAAACTTGTTGCTCTAGTTAA